A genomic region of Micromonospora sp. NBC_01796 contains the following coding sequences:
- a CDS encoding PIG-L family deacetylase, protein MSDPILHVVAHEDDDLLFLSTDLADTIRSGTATITAFLTAGQLSGLGTEEGERARNRQRGIQDAHAVMAGVTPAGNQAEWNHDVISINGRQIERYMLKGARVHLIFVGLRDGELDDLYAGTPHRTVIPDGGAGVPQYTYNRADVVALIAGLVAFYPIGEVRTLDPLPESRYSPPDHGDHVTTARLVTEAVTQVPVTSYRAYSIGSLPMNLPPDQATRKLAAFDAYRVYDPAAATLGWTERMVYRWPRGTTWIGRNADGRLQVFTVRQGQVFTWWQLAGGGWSQPVFLANAGGPLAPTLTVGHNVDGRMELFARRLSDHRIVVLWQTAVNSAWSSAWADLGNHNAALPNANQMGAPTAARHADGRLCLFVKNGGGGVSVKSQPAPGDGWGAWVDLGGTDVQDGISAVLNPTGCLEVFAATRAKVLHWYQSVPNGPLIRNEVLPSMVPASAPSAVVGADGRVRVVYRRGGGTDVAVSVQASPGGGWLPPVAAPGPGGVGQLATVVHGNQMYAFARDAASGVSVAQLGADSVPGAWTSLGGTVETPAVVVTGTGPQVFAARAGALAYRSWPAESGWSSLS, encoded by the coding sequence ATGTCCGATCCGATCCTGCACGTGGTCGCCCACGAGGACGACGATCTGCTGTTCCTCAGTACGGACCTGGCCGACACGATCCGCTCCGGCACCGCCACGATCACCGCCTTCCTGACCGCCGGTCAGCTCTCCGGCCTCGGCACCGAGGAGGGGGAGCGGGCCCGCAACCGGCAACGCGGCATCCAGGACGCGCACGCGGTGATGGCCGGGGTCACACCGGCCGGGAACCAGGCCGAGTGGAACCACGACGTGATCAGCATCAACGGGAGGCAGATCGAGCGGTACATGCTGAAGGGTGCGCGCGTACACCTGATCTTCGTCGGGCTGCGGGACGGCGAGCTCGACGACCTGTACGCGGGCACCCCGCACCGGACCGTCATCCCCGACGGGGGAGCGGGGGTGCCCCAGTACACGTACAACAGGGCGGACGTGGTGGCGCTGATCGCCGGCCTGGTCGCCTTCTACCCGATAGGCGAGGTGCGGACGCTCGACCCGCTGCCGGAATCCCGGTACTCGCCACCGGATCACGGCGATCACGTGACCACGGCCCGACTCGTCACGGAGGCGGTGACGCAGGTTCCGGTGACGTCGTACCGCGCGTACAGCATCGGGTCACTGCCGATGAACCTGCCGCCCGACCAGGCGACCCGGAAGCTGGCCGCCTTCGACGCCTACCGGGTCTACGACCCGGCCGCCGCGACGCTCGGTTGGACCGAGCGGATGGTCTACCGGTGGCCCCGGGGTACGACCTGGATCGGGCGCAACGCCGACGGCCGGTTGCAGGTGTTCACCGTCCGGCAGGGCCAGGTGTTCACCTGGTGGCAGCTCGCCGGCGGGGGCTGGTCGCAGCCGGTTTTCCTGGCCAACGCGGGCGGCCCCCTGGCGCCGACCCTCACCGTCGGTCACAACGTGGACGGCCGGATGGAGCTGTTCGCCCGGCGCCTGTCGGACCACCGGATCGTGGTCCTCTGGCAGACCGCCGTGAACAGCGCGTGGTCGAGCGCCTGGGCCGACCTGGGCAACCACAACGCGGCCCTGCCGAACGCGAACCAGATGGGCGCGCCGACCGCCGCCCGGCACGCCGACGGGCGGCTGTGCCTGTTCGTCAAGAACGGCGGTGGCGGGGTCAGCGTGAAGTCCCAACCCGCACCCGGCGACGGCTGGGGTGCCTGGGTCGACCTGGGTGGCACCGACGTACAGGACGGGATCAGCGCCGTACTGAATCCGACCGGTTGTCTCGAGGTGTTCGCCGCCACCCGGGCCAAGGTCCTGCACTGGTACCAGTCGGTACCGAACGGCCCGCTGATCCGCAACGAGGTCCTGCCGTCGATGGTCCCGGCGAGCGCGCCGAGCGCGGTGGTCGGTGCCGACGGACGGGTCCGGGTCGTCTACCGCCGCGGGGGCGGTACCGACGTCGCGGTCAGCGTCCAGGCCTCGCCCGGCGGCGGTTGGCTGCCGCCGGTGGCCGCGCCCGGTCCCGGTGGCGTCGGGCAACTCGCCACCGTCGTGCACGGCAACCAGATGTACGCCTTCGCGCGCGACGCCGCCTCCGGGGTGTCCGTCGCCCAACTCGGGGCCGACAGCGTGCCCGGGGCCTGGACCAGCCTCGGCGGGACCGTCGAAACCCCGGCGGTTGTGGTCACCGGTACCGGGCCACAGGTGTTCGCCGCTCGGGCGGGGGCGCTCGCGTACCGGTCCTGGCCCGCCGAGAGCGGCTGGTCGTCACTGTCCTGA
- a CDS encoding glycosyltransferase family 9 protein, with protein sequence MIGRVRDLVPDVERIAVLRANALGDFIFALPALEALRAGYPDAELVLIGAPWHVGLLADRPGPVDRVLVVPPAEGIRTAGPDEPAPSATAMAEFLAAAREERFDLALQMHGGGGNSNPIVTGLGARVTAGLRAEGAPELDRWLRYVFYQPEVFRYLEVAGLVGVSPATVSPRLHVTPSDLAEVRSLLGEPSRPRIALHPGASDPRRRWPAERFAEVADRLVADGYEVFVTGTPQERELAGQVVDAARVPVRSLAGELSLGGLLGFYSGCAVVIANDTGPVHVAAAVGTPTVGIFWVGNLINCATPLRARHRPIGSWTINCPECGVDCSRGIYPARPGAGDCPHRVSFVTDVPVVEVLEAVTDLTDAE encoded by the coding sequence ATGATCGGCCGGGTACGGGACCTGGTGCCGGATGTCGAGCGGATCGCCGTACTCCGGGCGAACGCTCTGGGTGACTTCATTTTCGCGCTGCCCGCCCTGGAGGCCCTGCGGGCCGGTTACCCGGACGCCGAACTGGTCCTGATCGGGGCACCCTGGCACGTCGGCCTGCTCGCCGACCGGCCGGGACCGGTGGACCGGGTGCTGGTGGTGCCGCCGGCCGAGGGGATCCGGACCGCCGGGCCGGACGAGCCGGCACCCTCCGCGACCGCGATGGCGGAGTTCCTGGCCGCTGCCCGCGAGGAACGGTTCGACCTGGCCCTCCAGATGCACGGCGGTGGGGGGAACTCGAACCCGATCGTCACCGGGCTCGGTGCCCGGGTCACCGCCGGACTGCGCGCCGAGGGTGCGCCGGAGCTGGACCGGTGGCTGCGGTACGTGTTCTACCAGCCCGAGGTCTTCCGCTACCTGGAGGTCGCCGGCCTGGTCGGGGTGAGCCCGGCGACGGTGAGCCCGCGACTGCACGTGACTCCGTCGGACCTGGCCGAGGTCCGGTCGCTCCTCGGTGAGCCGAGCCGCCCACGGATCGCCCTGCATCCGGGTGCCAGTGATCCGCGCCGACGGTGGCCGGCGGAGCGGTTCGCCGAGGTGGCCGATCGGTTGGTCGCCGACGGGTACGAGGTGTTCGTGACCGGTACGCCACAGGAGCGGGAGCTGGCCGGACAGGTGGTCGACGCGGCGCGCGTACCGGTGCGGTCGCTGGCCGGGGAGTTGTCGCTCGGCGGGCTGCTCGGGTTCTACAGTGGCTGCGCCGTGGTGATCGCGAACGACACCGGTCCGGTGCACGTCGCGGCGGCGGTCGGTACGCCGACCGTCGGCATCTTCTGGGTCGGCAACCTGATCAACTGCGCCACCCCGTTGCGGGCCCGGCACCGGCCGATCGGCTCCTGGACGATCAACTGCCCGGAGTGCGGGGTCGACTGCAGCCGGGGGATCTATCCGGCCCGCCCCGGTGCCGGGGACTGTCCGCACCGGGTTTCCTTCGTCACCGACGTACCCGTGGTGGAGGTGCTGGAGGCGGTCACCGACCTGACCGACGCCGAGTGA
- a CDS encoding FAD-dependent oxidoreductase translates to MSASNTDTTLPVAVIGAGPVGLAAAAHLAERGLDFVVLEAGPQAAASVARWGHVRVFSPWRYDIDTAARRLLDAAGWTAPDPELLPTGAELVDSYLQPLAKLPAIAPHLRYDARVVAISRVGLDRVRSRGREETPFVIRLATGAEILARAVIDASGTWATPNVLGANGLPAHGETDTPGVIEQALPDVLGADRDRFAGARVLVVGAGHSAANTLLNLADLAAREPGTTVYWAIRAANASRVYGGGDNDALPARGALGTRLHAHVEAGRITLLTGFSVHDVRVTEGGVEVVALDAAGGRRAVTVDRIVAATGFRPDHTISTELRLDLDPIMESPRALAPLIDPNQHSCGTVPPHGADDLAHPEPGFYTVGMKSYGRAPTFLMATGYEQVRSVVAALAGDWEAARDVRLQLPETGVCSSDLAFADDPTTARSGACCGPTPAPERAGRGLATGLTGGLSVTPLPLVAIGTPTESTGGCCG, encoded by the coding sequence ATGAGTGCCAGCAATACCGATACCACCCTGCCGGTCGCGGTGATCGGCGCCGGCCCGGTCGGTCTGGCCGCCGCCGCGCACCTCGCCGAACGCGGCCTGGACTTCGTGGTCCTGGAAGCCGGCCCGCAGGCTGCCGCCTCGGTCGCCCGATGGGGGCACGTCCGGGTGTTCAGCCCGTGGCGGTACGACATCGACACCGCCGCACGACGGCTCCTCGACGCCGCCGGTTGGACCGCACCCGACCCGGAACTGCTCCCGACCGGTGCGGAACTCGTCGACAGCTACCTGCAACCGCTGGCGAAGCTCCCGGCGATCGCCCCCCACCTGCGCTACGACGCCCGGGTCGTCGCGATCAGCCGGGTCGGCCTCGACCGGGTCCGCTCCCGAGGCCGGGAGGAGACCCCGTTTGTGATCCGGCTCGCCACCGGTGCGGAGATCCTCGCCCGCGCGGTGATCGACGCCTCGGGCACCTGGGCCACGCCCAACGTCCTCGGCGCCAACGGACTACCGGCACACGGCGAAACCGACACCCCAGGGGTGATCGAGCAGGCGCTGCCGGACGTGCTCGGCGCGGACCGGGACCGTTTCGCCGGTGCCCGGGTACTCGTCGTCGGTGCCGGGCACTCCGCCGCGAACACCCTGCTGAACCTTGCCGACCTCGCCGCCCGGGAACCGGGCACCACTGTGTACTGGGCGATCCGTGCCGCGAACGCCTCCCGGGTCTACGGCGGCGGCGACAACGACGCGCTACCCGCACGGGGCGCTCTCGGAACCCGACTCCACGCCCACGTCGAAGCGGGCCGGATCACGCTGCTCACCGGGTTCTCCGTACACGATGTGCGGGTCACGGAGGGCGGGGTGGAGGTGGTGGCCCTCGACGCCGCCGGCGGTCGACGGGCGGTGACGGTGGATCGGATCGTGGCCGCCACCGGGTTCCGCCCCGACCACACGATCAGCACCGAACTGCGCCTCGATCTCGACCCGATCATGGAGTCGCCCCGTGCGCTCGCTCCGCTGATCGACCCGAACCAGCACTCCTGCGGCACCGTCCCACCACACGGCGCCGACGACCTCGCCCACCCCGAGCCCGGCTTCTACACCGTCGGTATGAAGAGCTACGGCCGCGCACCCACCTTCCTCATGGCCACCGGCTACGAACAGGTCCGGTCGGTCGTCGCCGCCCTCGCCGGAGACTGGGAGGCCGCCCGGGACGTCCGACTCCAACTGCCGGAGACCGGAGTCTGCTCCAGCGACCTGGCCTTCGCCGACGACCCGACCACGGCCCGGTCGGGTGCCTGCTGCGGCCCCACCCCGGCGCCCGAACGCGCAGGGCGGGGACTGGCCACCGGCCTCACCGGCGGGCTGTCGGTCACCCCCCTGCCGCTGGTCGCCATCGGTACCCCCACCGAGTCCACCGGTGGCTGCTGCGGCTGA
- a CDS encoding MIP/aquaporin family protein gives MTTEAPWRRLVAEFLGTALLVTAVVGSGIMATTLSPDDIGLQLLENSVATALALGALILIFGPVSGAHFNPVVSAADWFLGRRTRTGLTARELGGYVAAQSAGAIGGSILANLMFALPAVEWSTRERSAGHLWLGEVIATAGLILLVFALARSGRSAVAPAAVGAYIGAAYWFTSSTSFANPAVTLGRAFTDTFAGISPTSVPGFVLAQLGGLLLGVALLLALYPRGGQAADQVLVPHTPASSPATGSAAGGPEAEGRQQQ, from the coding sequence ATGACCACCGAAGCACCCTGGCGGCGACTCGTCGCCGAATTCCTCGGCACCGCACTGCTCGTCACCGCCGTCGTCGGCTCCGGAATCATGGCCACCACCCTGTCGCCCGACGACATCGGCCTACAACTGCTGGAAAACTCCGTCGCTACCGCCCTCGCCCTGGGCGCGCTCATCCTGATCTTCGGGCCGGTGTCCGGGGCGCACTTCAACCCCGTCGTCTCCGCCGCCGACTGGTTCCTCGGCCGGCGCACCCGGACCGGCCTCACCGCCCGGGAACTGGGCGGTTACGTCGCCGCCCAGAGCGCGGGCGCCATCGGTGGCTCGATCCTGGCCAACCTGATGTTCGCGCTGCCCGCCGTCGAGTGGTCCACCAGGGAACGGTCCGCCGGGCACCTGTGGCTCGGCGAGGTGATCGCCACCGCCGGGCTCATCCTGCTGGTCTTCGCCCTCGCCCGCTCCGGCCGCTCCGCGGTCGCACCGGCAGCGGTCGGCGCCTACATCGGCGCCGCCTACTGGTTCACCTCGTCCACGTCGTTCGCCAACCCAGCCGTCACCCTCGGTCGGGCGTTCACCGACACCTTCGCGGGCATCAGTCCCACGTCGGTGCCCGGATTCGTCCTCGCCCAACTCGGCGGCCTCCTCCTCGGCGTCGCCCTCCTCCTCGCCCTGTACCCGCGCGGCGGTCAGGCCGCCGACCAGGTGCTTGTCCCGCACACACCCGCCAGCAGTCCAGCCACCGGCAGTGCGGCCGGAGGCCCTGAAGCCGAAGGAAGACAACAGCAATGA
- a CDS encoding arsenate reductase ArsC gives MSKPSVLFVCVHNAGRSQMAAGWLRHLAGDSVEVRSAGSEPADRINPVAVEAMREVGIDITANTPRLLDHATAESSDVLITMGCGDVCPVFPGKRYLDWQLDDPAGQDIAAVRLIRDDIRTRVEQLIAELPARTG, from the coding sequence ATGAGCAAGCCCAGCGTCCTGTTCGTCTGCGTACACAACGCCGGCCGCTCCCAGATGGCCGCGGGTTGGCTACGCCACCTCGCCGGTGACAGCGTCGAGGTCCGCTCCGCCGGGAGCGAACCCGCCGACCGGATCAACCCCGTCGCCGTCGAGGCAATGCGGGAGGTCGGCATCGACATCACCGCCAACACCCCGCGCCTGCTCGACCACGCCACCGCCGAATCCTCCGACGTCCTCATCACCATGGGCTGCGGCGACGTCTGCCCCGTGTTCCCCGGCAAGCGCTACCTCGACTGGCAACTCGACGACCCCGCCGGCCAGGACATCGCGGCAGTACGCCTCATCCGCGACGACATCCGCACCCGCGTCGAACAGCTCATCGCCGAACTACCCGCCAGAACCGGCTAG
- the rfaE2 gene encoding D-glycero-beta-D-manno-heptose 1-phosphate adenylyltransferase, which translates to MVTGAEEDRRLADVVESWLGRGVLVVGDAMLDEWRFADSDRLCREAPAPVLTLRRRITAAGGAANTAVNLSALGGRASLVAPVGADVAGDELHDCLDRAGVWDRTVSQTGRRTPVKRRILAADQILVREDEGDRDDRLCDDGVQRLLGTLASATEELREVTGQPPTLVICDYGLGALPEPIRAWLVEHRDLFGTVALDAHDLAYWRGLAPTVVTPSFAEATRLLNSSGTTAAAPADPPAEAPAVRLAAGQTPTVEMPTVVTEVVPPLPERPRGFTESTVHSGTDRAGVARSHLAEIRERTGADVVAVTLDTDGAVVGGPDGEPRRSHATPVPASYAVGAGDAYLAAMTLALAAGAPLPTAARLAQLAATSTVAGMGTCVCVREDLLAALGSTDGDGERAPAVVDHGGLDALIARHRRDGRSVVFTNGCFDVLHRGHVRYLDQARQLGDVLVVAVNSDDSVRRLKGADRPVNPVEDRVAVLAALACVDHVVVFEEDSPAALIETVRPDVYVKGGDYPPEMVPEAPLVRRLGGQVRTLGYVPDRSTSAIIDRIRSQTVNGRAPATSDAQEPSLADSPTGSTP; encoded by the coding sequence ATGGTGACCGGAGCAGAGGAAGATCGGCGACTTGCCGATGTGGTCGAGAGCTGGCTCGGGCGTGGCGTGCTGGTGGTCGGCGACGCGATGCTCGACGAGTGGCGGTTCGCCGATTCCGACCGGCTCTGCCGGGAGGCGCCCGCCCCCGTACTCACCCTGCGACGGCGGATCACCGCCGCCGGTGGCGCCGCGAACACCGCGGTGAACCTGAGCGCGCTCGGTGGCCGGGCGTCCCTGGTCGCACCGGTCGGCGCCGACGTGGCCGGCGACGAACTCCACGACTGCCTGGACCGGGCCGGGGTCTGGGACCGTACGGTCTCCCAGACCGGCCGCAGGACACCGGTCAAACGACGGATCCTCGCCGCCGACCAGATCCTGGTACGCGAGGACGAGGGCGACCGGGACGACCGGCTCTGCGACGACGGGGTGCAGCGACTGCTCGGCACCCTGGCCAGCGCCACCGAGGAACTGCGTGAGGTGACCGGCCAGCCGCCGACGCTGGTGATCTGCGACTACGGTCTCGGCGCCCTGCCCGAACCGATCCGCGCCTGGCTGGTCGAGCACCGGGACCTGTTCGGCACCGTGGCCCTCGACGCGCACGACCTGGCCTACTGGCGCGGACTCGCCCCGACCGTGGTGACGCCGAGCTTCGCCGAGGCCACCCGCCTGCTCAACTCCTCCGGCACGACCGCTGCCGCCCCTGCCGACCCTCCCGCCGAAGCACCGGCGGTGCGGCTGGCGGCGGGGCAGACGCCGACGGTGGAGATGCCGACGGTGGTGACGGAGGTTGTACCGCCGCTGCCGGAACGGCCGCGCGGGTTCACCGAGAGCACCGTCCACTCCGGCACCGATCGGGCCGGAGTGGCCCGGTCCCACCTCGCCGAGATCCGGGAACGTACCGGGGCGGACGTGGTGGCGGTGACCCTGGACACCGACGGGGCGGTGGTCGGCGGCCCCGACGGCGAGCCCCGGCGCAGCCACGCCACCCCGGTCCCGGCCAGCTACGCGGTCGGCGCGGGAGACGCGTACCTGGCCGCGATGACCCTGGCCCTGGCCGCGGGCGCACCACTGCCGACGGCCGCCCGACTCGCCCAACTCGCCGCCACCAGCACCGTCGCCGGGATGGGCACCTGTGTCTGCGTACGCGAGGATCTGCTTGCCGCTCTGGGGTCGACCGACGGCGACGGCGAACGGGCGCCGGCGGTGGTCGACCACGGCGGACTCGACGCGCTGATCGCCCGGCACCGCCGCGACGGCCGGTCGGTGGTCTTCACCAACGGCTGCTTCGACGTCCTGCACCGGGGTCACGTGCGCTACCTCGACCAGGCCCGCCAACTCGGCGACGTGCTGGTGGTGGCGGTCAACTCGGATGACAGCGTGCGCCGGCTCAAGGGCGCCGACCGGCCGGTGAACCCGGTCGAGGACCGGGTCGCGGTGCTCGCCGCGCTCGCCTGCGTGGACCACGTGGTGGTCTTCGAGGAGGACTCCCCGGCCGCGCTGATCGAGACGGTCCGGCCCGACGTGTACGTCAAGGGCGGCGACTACCCGCCCGAGATGGTCCCCGAGGCCCCGCTGGTACGCCGCCTCGGCGGCCAGGTCCGCACCCTCGGTTACGTGCCCGACCGTTCCACCTCGGCGATCATCGACCGCATCCGCTCCCAGACCGTGAACGGGCGGGCTCCCGCCACGAGCGACGCCCAGGAGCCGTCCCTCGCCGACAGCCCGACCGGCAGTACGCCGTGA
- a CDS encoding ArsR/SmtB family transcription factor, with translation MSKQSASLNLTDLNAGAPCCAPISEQRIPAETAAVLAPAFKALGDPVRLQLMSMIASAPSGEICVCDLTPAFDLTGPTISHHLKTLRDTGLVDAERRGTWVYYRARPGIMRQLASLLAIEAPASV, from the coding sequence ATGTCGAAGCAGTCGGCGTCCCTCAACCTCACCGACCTCAACGCCGGCGCGCCCTGCTGCGCGCCGATCAGCGAGCAGCGGATCCCGGCCGAGACCGCCGCCGTACTCGCTCCCGCCTTCAAAGCCCTCGGTGACCCGGTACGGCTCCAGTTGATGTCGATGATCGCCTCAGCGCCGTCCGGTGAGATCTGCGTCTGCGACCTCACCCCGGCCTTCGACCTGACCGGCCCCACCATCTCGCATCACCTGAAGACCCTCCGGGACACCGGCCTGGTCGACGCCGAACGGCGTGGCACCTGGGTCTACTACCGGGCCCGGCCCGGCATCATGCGGCAACTCGCGAGCCTCCTCGCGATCGAGGCCCCCGCGTCGGTGTAG
- a CDS encoding Hsp20/alpha crystallin family protein: protein MSQPVQAGIDRGREAVTGLRAFRAELGRMVNSALAGVGGGPPEVELVDSDDGWYVVARLPGVAPEEVALEVDGRDLCVRARSEEEVNADSGMPGAGSRVRAFEHRVRLPGEVDLDRIDAVMDHGLLTVALPKAGRSGRRTITVGRRYPSSRSTTAGTSGAATTGATTGGGSSALPAGAAARRVGEAALTAGSSARSGGGMTGSTDDPAADRELHQPEAGTSQPARRHFG, encoded by the coding sequence ATGAGCCAACCCGTGCAGGCCGGGATCGATCGTGGCCGGGAGGCGGTGACCGGGCTGCGGGCGTTCCGCGCCGAGCTGGGCCGGATGGTGAACTCGGCGCTGGCCGGTGTCGGCGGCGGCCCGCCGGAGGTGGAGCTGGTGGACAGCGACGACGGCTGGTACGTGGTCGCCCGGCTGCCGGGGGTGGCGCCGGAAGAGGTGGCGCTCGAGGTCGACGGGCGGGACCTGTGCGTACGGGCCCGGTCCGAGGAAGAGGTGAACGCCGACAGCGGGATGCCCGGTGCCGGTTCGCGGGTACGGGCGTTCGAGCACCGGGTCCGGCTGCCGGGTGAGGTCGACCTGGACCGGATCGACGCGGTGATGGACCACGGGCTGCTCACGGTGGCGTTGCCGAAGGCGGGCCGGTCCGGTCGCCGTACGATCACCGTCGGCCGGCGCTACCCGTCGAGCCGGTCCACCACCGCCGGGACCAGCGGTGCCGCGACAACCGGTGCGACGACGGGTGGCGGCAGTTCGGCCCTGCCCGCCGGTGCGGCCGCCCGCCGGGTCGGTGAGGCGGCGTTGACCGCGGGCAGTTCGGCCCGTTCCGGTGGCGGGATGACCGGGAGCACCGACGATCCGGCGGCCGACCGGGAACTGCACCAGCCCGAGGCGGGTACGAGCCAGCCGGCCCGACGTCACTTCGGCTGA
- a CDS encoding GNAT family N-acetyltransferase, translating to MPDRATEPTGSRPLRVRPLVPADADLVLAIYQAGLDGGQASFEVTAPDWATFHAARLPEHRYVATDAATGKVLGWVAVSAVSARPVYAGVVEHSVYVDPAARGRGVGRVLLDTLIASTEVAGIWTIQSGVFPENTASLALHRRVGFRIVGTRERVGRHHGAWRDVVLIERRSATIG from the coding sequence ATGCCGGATCGCGCTACGGAGCCGACCGGCAGCCGGCCGCTGCGCGTACGCCCGCTGGTTCCCGCCGACGCGGACCTGGTGCTGGCGATCTACCAGGCGGGCCTCGACGGCGGCCAGGCCAGCTTCGAGGTCACCGCCCCCGACTGGGCGACCTTCCATGCCGCCCGGCTACCTGAACACCGGTACGTCGCGACCGACGCGGCCACCGGGAAGGTGCTCGGCTGGGTCGCGGTGTCGGCCGTCTCCGCCCGCCCGGTGTACGCCGGAGTGGTCGAGCACTCCGTCTACGTCGACCCCGCGGCCCGTGGGCGGGGAGTGGGTCGGGTCCTGCTCGACACCCTGATCGCCTCGACCGAGGTCGCCGGGATCTGGACCATCCAGTCCGGGGTCTTCCCGGAGAACACCGCCAGCCTCGCGCTGCACCGGCGGGTCGGGTTCCGGATCGTCGGCACCAGGGAACGCGTCGGGCGGCATCACGGTGCCTGGCGTGACGTGGTGTTGATCGAACGACGCAGCGCCACCATCGGCTGA
- a CDS encoding DUF2231 domain-containing protein, which produces MESRIKSLGHPVHPMLVMFPVALFVTAVIFDFADIVGGPRYLGEVAYWNILVGLIGGVLAAAAGAVDLLAIPAGTRAKRIGLSHAAVNIAVLLLFAAIWTVRLTADQRGAGGAIFAIEVVALGAVGLGAWFGGELVDRLGVGIDRDAGLNASSSLSPAPADGMGRMGDAR; this is translated from the coding sequence ATGGAGAGCCGGATCAAGTCGCTGGGTCACCCGGTGCACCCGATGTTGGTCATGTTCCCGGTGGCGCTCTTCGTGACCGCGGTGATCTTCGACTTCGCCGACATCGTCGGTGGCCCGAGGTACCTCGGCGAGGTGGCGTACTGGAACATCCTGGTCGGGTTGATCGGCGGCGTCCTAGCCGCGGCGGCCGGCGCGGTCGACCTGCTGGCGATCCCGGCCGGCACCCGGGCCAAGCGGATCGGGTTGAGTCACGCGGCGGTCAACATCGCCGTGCTCCTGCTCTTCGCCGCGATCTGGACCGTACGGCTCACCGCCGACCAGCGCGGTGCCGGTGGCGCCATCTTCGCGATCGAGGTGGTGGCGCTCGGCGCGGTCGGACTCGGTGCCTGGTTCGGCGGTGAACTGGTCGACCGGCTCGGGGTCGGGATCGACCGGGATGCGGGGCTGAACGCCTCCAGCTCGTTGAGTCCGGCCCCGGCGGACGGCATGGGCCGGATGGGGGATGCCCGATGA